A window of the Haloarcula litorea genome harbors these coding sequences:
- a CDS encoding monovalent cation/H+ antiporter subunit E, with the protein MDTEERRADDRLLVPVDDTVTMRNTVAYVVDEVSDAAGPVELHFVVVAETRSVDPDAQAELGEATDLLDRVDAWLDDDFGEERPEGLTVETAVLGTDRYLFSPGDYADEIRDYAEANDVTRVVLDPEYSPGGSTPMLRPLERELSRRDLSVDRAPVERRAERTVVTRAASLSKYLTVFGVSYLFYLLLSAWKPLDFLTGFVTAALVAVLLAPVAFSEQPSVGRVGKQFARLLVYAPYLLKEIAVANLQIAYVVLHPDLPIEPKIVELRAAVWGDAAVTTLANSITLTPGTLTVSVSNRAFDIHCLTVSTREALFDGGLERAVRFVFYGREAAAIASPRERGDDGEGQDG; encoded by the coding sequence ATGGATACCGAAGAACGACGCGCCGACGACCGCCTGCTCGTCCCGGTCGACGACACCGTGACGATGCGAAACACCGTCGCGTACGTCGTCGACGAGGTCTCGGACGCGGCCGGCCCGGTCGAACTGCACTTCGTCGTCGTGGCGGAGACGCGGTCGGTCGACCCGGACGCGCAGGCCGAACTCGGCGAGGCGACGGACCTCCTGGATCGCGTCGACGCGTGGCTCGACGACGACTTCGGCGAGGAGCGCCCCGAGGGACTGACCGTCGAGACGGCGGTGCTGGGCACGGATCGCTACCTGTTCAGCCCCGGCGACTACGCCGACGAGATACGGGACTACGCCGAGGCGAACGACGTCACCCGCGTCGTGCTCGATCCGGAGTACAGCCCCGGCGGGTCGACGCCGATGTTGCGGCCGCTGGAACGGGAGCTCTCGCGGCGGGACCTCTCCGTCGACCGCGCTCCGGTCGAGCGCCGCGCCGAGCGGACCGTCGTCACGCGCGCGGCGTCGCTCTCGAAGTACCTCACCGTCTTCGGCGTCTCGTACCTGTTCTACCTGCTGTTGAGCGCCTGGAAGCCGCTCGACTTCCTGACCGGGTTCGTCACGGCGGCGCTGGTGGCGGTGTTGCTCGCCCCCGTCGCGTTCAGCGAGCAGCCCTCGGTCGGTCGCGTCGGCAAGCAGTTCGCCCGCCTGCTCGTCTACGCCCCCTACCTGCTGAAGGAGATCGCCGTCGCGAACCTCCAGATCGCCTACGTGGTCCTCCACCCCGACCTCCCGATCGAGCCGAAGATAGTGGAGCTGCGGGCCGCAGTGTGGGGCGACGCCGCGGTGACGACGCTCGCGAACTCCATCACGCTCACGCCGGGGACGCTGACCGTCAGCGTCTCGAACCGCGCGTTCGACATCCACTGCCTGACGGTCAGTACCCGTGAGGCGCTCTTCGACGGCGGCCTGGAGCGAGCGGTTCGGTTCGTCTTCTACGGCCGCGAGGCCGCCGCCATCGCGTCGCCCCGCGAACGCGGGGACGACGGGGAGGGCCAGGATGGTTGA
- a CDS encoding cation:proton antiporter subunit C has product MQLDLLTSHYNYYAVVVLLGIGLYTLVSSPNLVKKVIGMNVFQTGIFLFFITLAYRRGGNPPVITEGGGPYVSPLPHVLILTAIVVGVSLTAVALALIVRIYSEYGTLDEATLEDLYYD; this is encoded by the coding sequence CTGCAGCTCGACCTGCTGACGAGCCACTACAACTACTACGCCGTCGTCGTCCTGCTGGGGATCGGTCTGTACACGCTGGTGTCCTCGCCGAACCTCGTGAAGAAGGTCATCGGGATGAACGTCTTCCAGACGGGCATCTTCCTCTTCTTCATCACGCTCGCGTACCGCCGGGGCGGCAATCCGCCGGTCATCACCGAGGGCGGCGGGCCGTACGTCAGCCCGCTGCCCCACGTCCTCATCCTGACGGCCATCGTCGTCGGGGTGAGTCTGACCGCCGTCGCGCTGGCGCTCATCGTCCGCATCTACTCGGAGTACGGCACGCTCGACGAAGCGACCCTGGAGGACCTCTACTATGATTGA
- a CDS encoding DUF58 domain-containing protein: MTDRRRPRRAGALGTALVTGAVGLAAGNAAVFVAATVPLVYAAYAAATSDPTPRLTVERSVSPAAPLPGEDVTVTVTVTNDGRDYLPDVRVVDGVPDSLSVVEGTPRLGTALDAGESAAVEYTVVARRGEHAFGGTTVACRDLAGTTEVRERVAADSLVECGTSAASPALSADSLPRAGRVPTSAGGEGVAFYGIREYQSTDSMRRIDWNRFARTSELATVEYRETTSATVVVLVDTRHPVAASAATPTAVELCRDAAQRLAAERLDEDDRVGAATFDGLATLRPRADRGQYRRIRAFLDDAVGTDAASTDRSTGRQTAPTTRFAARDHLQTGETVADGGEPSVARRSSSDRGSDGGEPSVARRSSSEPRSDGGRLVEGLDRRLPDGAQVLFCTPLLDDAAGDAAERLVARGHAVTVVSPDVTNEATPGGTLAALDRTRRVSRLRGTLPVVDWDPDEPLATAVLRRAEAAGWSA, translated from the coding sequence ATGACCGACCGGCGACGCCCCCGGCGGGCGGGGGCGCTGGGGACGGCGCTGGTCACCGGCGCGGTCGGGCTCGCCGCCGGCAACGCCGCGGTCTTCGTCGCGGCGACGGTGCCGCTGGTGTACGCCGCCTACGCCGCGGCGACGAGCGACCCGACGCCGCGGCTGACCGTCGAGCGGTCGGTGTCGCCGGCCGCGCCGCTGCCCGGCGAGGACGTAACGGTGACGGTCACGGTGACCAACGACGGCCGTGACTACCTCCCGGACGTCCGCGTGGTCGACGGCGTCCCGGACTCGCTGTCGGTGGTCGAGGGGACCCCCCGGCTCGGGACGGCGCTGGACGCCGGCGAGTCGGCCGCCGTCGAGTACACGGTCGTCGCCCGCCGCGGCGAACACGCCTTCGGCGGGACGACCGTCGCCTGTCGCGACCTCGCGGGCACCACCGAGGTCCGCGAGCGCGTCGCCGCCGACTCGCTCGTCGAGTGCGGGACCAGCGCCGCCTCGCCGGCGCTGTCTGCCGACTCGCTGCCTCGTGCCGGGCGCGTGCCGACCAGCGCCGGGGGCGAGGGCGTCGCCTTCTACGGCATCCGCGAGTACCAGTCGACGGACTCGATGCGCCGGATCGACTGGAACCGCTTCGCCCGGACCAGCGAGCTTGCGACCGTCGAGTACCGCGAGACGACGAGCGCGACGGTCGTGGTCCTCGTCGACACGCGCCACCCGGTCGCGGCGAGCGCGGCCACGCCGACCGCCGTCGAACTCTGCCGGGACGCCGCACAGCGCCTGGCCGCCGAGCGCCTCGACGAGGACGACCGGGTGGGCGCGGCGACGTTCGACGGCCTCGCGACGCTCCGGCCGCGGGCCGACCGGGGCCAGTACCGCCGGATCCGCGCGTTTCTCGACGACGCCGTGGGGACCGACGCCGCGTCGACGGATCGGTCGACCGGTCGACAGACGGCACCGACCACCCGGTTCGCGGCACGCGACCACCTCCAGACGGGCGAGACGGTGGCGGACGGCGGTGAGCCGAGCGTGGCGAGGCGATCCTCGTCAGACCGCGGCTCTGACGGCGGTGAGCCGAGCGTGGCGAGGCGATCCTCGTCGGAACCGCGGTCCGACGGCGGGAGACTGGTCGAGGGTCTCGACCGGCGACTGCCCGACGGCGCGCAGGTCCTGTTCTGTACGCCGCTGCTGGACGACGCGGCGGGCGACGCCGCCGAGCGACTCGTCGCGCGGGGCCACGCCGTCACCGTCGTCAGCCCCGACGTGACGAACGAGGCGACGCCCGGCGGGACGCTGGCGGCGCTCGACCGCACGCGCCGGGTGTCGCGACTCAGGGGGACGCTCCCGGTCGTCGACTGGGACCCCGACGAACCCCTCGCGACGGCGGTCCTCCGCAGGGCCGAGGCCGCGGGGTGGTCGGCGTGA
- a CDS encoding Na(+)/H(+) antiporter subunit B → MSFDEQGLYVESTIIMTTVRVVSPLVLTFALFVMFHGADSPGGGFQGGVIAGSVVMMIAFAYGIESTRQWVDGRVLAALAVGGVLNFAAIGLGTLPLGGNFLQYGVYNRFYYEATKYGIELVELGIGAIVASVAVGLFFLLAAGFTQAAEGGEES, encoded by the coding sequence ATGAGCTTCGACGAACAGGGCCTGTACGTCGAGAGTACGATCATCATGACCACCGTCCGAGTCGTCTCGCCGCTGGTGTTGACCTTCGCGCTGTTCGTGATGTTCCACGGCGCGGACTCGCCGGGCGGGGGGTTCCAGGGCGGCGTCATCGCCGGCTCCGTCGTGATGATGATCGCTTTCGCGTACGGCATCGAATCGACGCGTCAGTGGGTCGACGGGCGGGTGCTGGCGGCGCTCGCCGTCGGCGGCGTCCTGAACTTCGCGGCGATCGGGCTGGGCACGCTCCCCCTCGGAGGGAACTTCCTCCAGTACGGGGTGTACAACCGGTTCTACTACGAGGCGACGAAATACGGCATCGAACTCGTGGAGCTGGGTATCGGTGCCATCGTCGCCAGCGTCGCCGTCGGCCTGTTCTTCCTGCTGGCCGCCGGCTTCACCCAGGCGGCGGAGGGGGGTGAGGAGTCGTGA
- a CDS encoding DUF4129 domain-containing protein yields MPSSLARAALTLLGVAAVVLGTALFPAALDVPLQPSGPASTPTPTATASPTPTPTPTPTPTATPAETDAAPADTSWPTPPDLSSLPLLVTGLGLVAVAAVVLSRARGIDWDEVDGGGLAAALLARVPFAGRLRRIPQFTTAVLLTGATALAGVAGGVGRVAGSVAAGLSSGVRPLARMAGRALLAAPGGVAVLLTAPVGALSTLRRGEVPSLRGLFDRPDALGPDEPTDTDARVADDTGDDVARSDPAPPSLREAWQRLTAAVPVPNPAATTPGEYARRAVAAGLPAEPVWRLTRAVRAVAYGGESASDGRTETARRALAAIFEDGGDGE; encoded by the coding sequence GTGCCTTCCAGCCTCGCCCGCGCCGCCCTGACCCTGCTCGGCGTCGCCGCCGTGGTTCTCGGGACCGCGCTGTTCCCGGCAGCGCTGGACGTCCCCCTCCAGCCCAGTGGTCCCGCGTCCACCCCGACGCCGACGGCGACGGCGTCGCCGACGCCCACGCCGACACCGACACCGACACCGACGGCCACGCCCGCCGAGACGGACGCGGCCCCCGCCGACACCTCGTGGCCGACGCCGCCCGACCTCTCGTCGCTGCCGCTCCTGGTGACCGGGCTCGGCCTCGTCGCCGTCGCCGCCGTGGTCCTCTCGCGGGCCCGCGGTATCGACTGGGACGAGGTCGACGGCGGCGGGCTCGCGGCGGCGTTGCTGGCTCGTGTCCCGTTCGCCGGTCGTCTCCGACGCATCCCGCAGTTCACGACCGCCGTCCTGCTCACCGGCGCGACGGCCCTGGCCGGCGTCGCCGGCGGCGTCGGCCGGGTGGCCGGCAGCGTCGCGGCCGGGCTCTCCTCGGGCGTCCGCCCGCTCGCCCGGATGGCCGGCCGCGCGCTCCTCGCCGCTCCGGGCGGCGTCGCGGTCCTCCTGACCGCGCCGGTCGGCGCGCTGTCGACCCTCCGCCGGGGCGAGGTCCCGTCCCTCCGTGGCCTGTTCGACCGCCCCGACGCCCTCGGACCGGACGAGCCGACCGACACCGACGCCCGTGTCGCCGACGACACGGGCGACGACGTGGCGCGGAGCGATCCAGCTCCGCCGTCGCTCCGCGAGGCCTGGCAACGGCTGACCGCGGCGGTTCCGGTCCCGAACCCCGCGGCGACGACGCCGGGAGAGTACGCCCGCCGAGCCGTCGCCGCCGGGCTCCCCGCCGAGCCGGTGTGGCGACTCACGAGGGCGGTCCGCGCCGTCGCGTACGGCGGCGAGTCAGCGTCCGACGGTCGGACCGAGACGGCACGGCGGGCGCTCGCGGCCATCTTCGAGGACGGGGGTGACGGGGAGTGA
- a CDS encoding DUF4040 domain-containing protein: protein MTLTLLEGALLVFVVGCALGAALLRETLAALMAFAAYSLGISIIWLILQAPDVGLTEAAVGAGIMTLLFLLALANTVSPDEEHLLESVDWGALALVAVFVLVVGATVPALPAIGAPDAPVVGGDVSQYYIENAKGETQVKNAVTAVLAAYRGFDTLGEAVVVFSAGVAALVVLRKEVFV, encoded by the coding sequence GTGACGCTGACGCTGCTCGAAGGCGCGCTGCTGGTGTTCGTCGTCGGGTGCGCGCTGGGCGCGGCCCTGCTCCGCGAGACGCTGGCGGCGCTGATGGCCTTCGCCGCTTACAGTCTCGGGATCTCCATCATCTGGCTCATCCTGCAGGCTCCCGACGTGGGACTGACGGAGGCCGCCGTCGGGGCGGGCATCATGACCTTGCTCTTCCTGCTGGCGCTGGCCAACACCGTCTCGCCCGACGAGGAGCACCTGCTGGAATCCGTCGACTGGGGCGCGCTGGCGCTCGTCGCCGTCTTCGTCCTCGTCGTGGGCGCGACCGTCCCGGCGCTGCCGGCCATCGGCGCGCCCGACGCCCCGGTCGTCGGCGGCGACGTCAGCCAGTACTACATCGAAAACGCGAAGGGAGAGACACAGGTGAAAAACGCCGTGACCGCCGTGCTCGCGGCCTACCGCGGGTTCGACACGCTCGGGGAAGCGGTCGTCGTCTTCTCCGCCGGGGTGGCCGCGCTGGTGGTCCTGCGGAAGGAGGTGTTCGTATGA
- a CDS encoding monovalent cation/H+ antiporter subunit D family protein has product MIEHLPVLLVALPIVGGAVPLVASLFTDRVGWTVATLTMAVHVALSALLGWRVWTTGTVDYAVGGFEIPYGIELVVDGLSAIVVLLIGVVALGVLAYARRAGPRSNATYALYLLLVTGLTGMTVTGDVFNLYVFLEITGLAAYGLVASGREAPAAVAALKYLVIGTVGASLYLLGVGYALAATGTLNMADLATELAAVGYDSTLVLTAFGLMIGGLTVKVALFPLHTWQPDAYANAPDSISALISALVSTVSAYAIGRLLFSVFTVDFFRAVPEARVALLALACVSVVAGSTLAVTQTNVQRMLAYSSVSQFGLVVAGFALATPMAVVGATVHLVGHAVMKGGLFAASGVIERETGATTLGGYAGLGGRVPAGAGSFAVLALGMVGVPPAIGFVGKWFIVVGAVEAGLWPVVVVLLASTLLTLAYFARLVERLYFAEPTIRDEAAVADGGDRPVSLGMTAVVVGAAVLAVALTAAVPAIEQVLLETLPPLLEP; this is encoded by the coding sequence ATGATTGAACACCTGCCCGTCCTGCTCGTGGCGTTGCCCATCGTCGGCGGCGCGGTCCCGCTGGTGGCGAGTCTGTTCACCGACCGGGTCGGCTGGACGGTCGCGACGCTGACGATGGCGGTCCACGTCGCCCTGTCGGCGCTGCTGGGTTGGCGGGTCTGGACGACCGGCACCGTCGACTACGCCGTCGGCGGCTTCGAGATCCCCTACGGCATCGAACTCGTCGTCGACGGGCTCTCGGCGATCGTGGTGCTCCTGATCGGCGTCGTCGCGCTCGGCGTGCTCGCGTACGCGCGCCGGGCCGGCCCGCGATCGAACGCCACCTACGCGCTCTACCTCCTGCTGGTGACCGGCCTGACGGGGATGACCGTCACCGGCGACGTGTTCAATCTGTACGTCTTCCTGGAGATCACGGGGCTCGCGGCCTACGGCCTGGTCGCCAGCGGCCGGGAGGCCCCGGCGGCCGTCGCCGCGCTGAAGTACCTCGTCATCGGCACCGTCGGCGCGTCCCTGTACCTGCTCGGGGTCGGCTACGCCCTGGCCGCGACGGGGACGCTGAACATGGCCGACCTGGCGACGGAACTGGCCGCCGTCGGCTACGACTCGACGCTGGTCCTGACGGCGTTCGGACTGATGATCGGCGGCCTGACGGTGAAGGTGGCGCTGTTCCCGCTGCACACCTGGCAGCCCGACGCCTACGCGAACGCCCCGGACTCGATCAGCGCACTCATCTCGGCGCTGGTCTCGACGGTGTCGGCCTACGCCATCGGCCGGCTGCTGTTCTCCGTGTTCACCGTCGACTTCTTCCGGGCCGTCCCCGAGGCTCGGGTGGCCTTGCTGGCGCTGGCCTGTGTCAGCGTCGTCGCCGGCAGCACGCTGGCGGTCACACAGACCAACGTCCAGCGGATGCTCGCGTACTCCTCGGTGTCGCAGTTCGGCCTCGTCGTCGCCGGCTTCGCCCTCGCGACGCCGATGGCCGTCGTCGGCGCGACGGTCCACCTCGTCGGCCACGCCGTGATGAAGGGCGGGCTGTTCGCGGCGTCGGGCGTCATCGAGCGAGAGACGGGTGCGACGACGCTGGGCGGCTACGCCGGCCTCGGTGGCCGCGTCCCCGCGGGGGCCGGCTCCTTCGCCGTGCTCGCGCTGGGGATGGTCGGCGTCCCGCCGGCGATCGGCTTCGTCGGCAAGTGGTTCATCGTCGTCGGTGCCGTCGAGGCCGGCCTGTGGCCGGTCGTGGTCGTCCTGCTGGCGAGCACGCTGCTGACGCTGGCGTACTTCGCGCGTCTCGTCGAGCGGCTCTACTTCGCCGAGCCGACCATCCGCGACGAGGCGGCCGTCGCCGACGGCGGTGACCGACCGGTCTCGCTCGGGATGACCGCCGTCGTCGTCGGTGCCGCCGTCCTCGCCGTCGCGCTGACCGCCGCCGTCCCCGCGATCGAACAGGTGCTGCTGGAGACACTGCCGCCACTGCTGGAACCATGA
- the mnhG gene encoding monovalent cation/H(+) antiporter subunit G, with protein sequence MTPIEWAVVGVALLGAFFGGVAALGILRLPDVYTRAHAASKSDTLGAVLTVGAAALALQSDISTVKAVFLLTFLFITNPTAAHAIARAAQDQGIEPWTLDDEEGEA encoded by the coding sequence ATGACACCGATCGAGTGGGCCGTCGTCGGCGTCGCGCTGCTGGGGGCCTTCTTCGGAGGCGTCGCCGCGCTCGGCATCCTCCGGCTCCCGGACGTGTACACGCGCGCACACGCGGCGTCCAAGAGCGACACGCTCGGGGCCGTGCTGACCGTGGGAGCCGCCGCGCTCGCCCTCCAGAGCGACATTTCGACCGTGAAGGCCGTCTTCCTCCTGACCTTCCTGTTCATCACGAACCCGACGGCGGCCCACGCCATCGCCCGCGCCGCACAGGACCAGGGGATCGAACCGTGGACGCTGGACGACGAGGAGGGAGAGGCGTGA
- a CDS encoding DUF7269 family protein — translation MSRTETVARADEGTAVGDADAAVDAGDDAATDERTRVARATLDGRPEPADGGLGWRLAATVGLLALAGSVAVALVPGLVAVPGDQSAAAMLRGALPVVAAAVALLGLSAALGTDGHAAADARVTFPDEPEAVDGEDRELVGGELDERLAAIGGRVDRYDPLEAGYAGDVRDRLRETAERTLAESAGYDADGAAEAVEHGTWTDDPRAAAFLGGGSVPDPPLRVQLRDWASGEAFDRRVAATLAEIRRHRDGDAR, via the coding sequence GTGAGCCGGACCGAGACCGTCGCTCGGGCCGACGAGGGCACGGCGGTCGGGGACGCCGACGCCGCGGTCGACGCCGGGGACGACGCGGCCACCGACGAGCGGACCCGCGTCGCGCGGGCGACCCTCGACGGCCGCCCCGAGCCCGCGGACGGCGGTCTCGGCTGGCGGCTCGCCGCGACGGTCGGGCTGCTCGCGCTCGCGGGCAGCGTCGCCGTCGCGCTCGTACCCGGTCTCGTCGCCGTCCCGGGCGACCAGTCGGCGGCCGCGATGCTCCGGGGCGCACTCCCGGTCGTCGCGGCCGCCGTCGCGTTGCTGGGCCTGTCCGCCGCGCTCGGCACCGACGGGCACGCGGCGGCCGACGCCCGCGTCACGTTCCCCGACGAGCCCGAGGCCGTCGACGGGGAGGACCGAGAGCTGGTCGGCGGCGAGCTGGACGAGCGGCTCGCCGCGATCGGTGGCCGCGTCGACCGGTACGACCCGCTGGAGGCCGGCTACGCCGGCGACGTGCGGGACCGACTCCGGGAGACGGCGGAGCGAACGCTCGCCGAGTCGGCCGGCTACGACGCCGACGGGGCGGCCGAGGCCGTCGAGCACGGGACCTGGACCGACGACCCGCGGGCCGCCGCCTTCCTCGGCGGTGGGTCGGTGCCGGACCCGCCGCTGCGCGTCCAGCTCCGGGACTGGGCCAGCGGCGAGGCGTTCGACCGACGGGTCGCGGCGACGCTGGCCGAGATCCGACGCCACCGGGACGGTGATGCCCGATGA
- a CDS encoding DUF7519 family protein: MSTDTRPARATATLAGAVAVVTALLVGFGVAGPVPVVGAVAGGLSVAAGAWLLDGATNARLAGGSVTLVAGVVAVGTAPLLATGAGTAVALALGLGVTAVATDLVVGVDGYGSLHRGLVESGNVVLVGLVAAVGLTIAVRFGVVTAVLLVPLAASVVNPLVGFVTLQAYALAVLALLHRAGDTVAGWLPDREGRRLDRLTDLGVPVREVPRAVWAVLGVECLLALSGRAVALFSLFVDAVPGGLLGAALSGPLHAVLGLVGLALLGVLAADALHNWVADWLGDDPPRALSFQAGGLVAVALALTVVPVLSALGLPFVGGVPGPSGTVAGPAGVALGAVLLCLVTVGIGLRAISVVAGRGLVARGAAGVAVGSGLLLVGTLGAAELGLWTPLVVVGVAGALLAWDVGSHAASVGAQLGRAAETTDAQFVHVTGSILVVLAGVGIALAGRYLVVPAVAPPATADTALRAGVALGLAVVALVAFAIAGSLRDRRTVEE; encoded by the coding sequence GTGAGCACCGACACCCGACCGGCACGGGCGACGGCGACGCTGGCGGGCGCGGTCGCCGTCGTCACGGCGCTGCTGGTCGGATTCGGCGTCGCCGGGCCGGTACCGGTCGTCGGGGCGGTCGCCGGCGGACTGTCGGTCGCGGCCGGCGCGTGGCTGCTCGACGGGGCGACGAACGCGCGCCTCGCCGGGGGGAGCGTCACGCTCGTCGCCGGCGTCGTGGCGGTCGGGACGGCCCCGCTGCTGGCGACCGGTGCCGGCACGGCGGTCGCGCTCGCGCTCGGCCTGGGCGTCACCGCGGTCGCGACCGACCTCGTGGTCGGGGTCGACGGCTACGGCTCGCTCCATCGCGGCCTCGTCGAGAGCGGGAACGTGGTCCTCGTCGGCCTCGTCGCCGCGGTCGGACTCACGATCGCGGTCCGGTTCGGGGTCGTGACGGCGGTGTTGCTCGTCCCCCTGGCCGCCTCCGTGGTGAACCCGCTGGTCGGGTTCGTCACGCTCCAGGCGTACGCGCTGGCCGTCCTCGCGCTGCTGCACCGGGCCGGCGACACCGTCGCCGGCTGGCTCCCCGACCGGGAGGGGCGGCGGCTCGACCGGCTGACCGACCTCGGCGTCCCGGTCCGGGAGGTACCACGGGCCGTCTGGGCCGTCCTCGGCGTCGAGTGTCTCCTCGCGCTCTCCGGGCGCGCCGTCGCCCTGTTCTCGCTGTTCGTCGACGCCGTCCCCGGCGGGCTGCTCGGCGCGGCGCTGTCTGGTCCGCTCCACGCCGTCCTCGGACTCGTCGGGCTCGCGCTCCTGGGAGTGCTCGCCGCGGACGCGCTCCACAACTGGGTCGCCGACTGGCTCGGCGACGACCCGCCGCGGGCGCTGTCGTTCCAGGCCGGCGGCCTCGTCGCGGTGGCGCTCGCGCTCACGGTCGTCCCGGTCCTGTCCGCCCTCGGCCTCCCCTTCGTCGGTGGGGTTCCGGGGCCATCTGGAACCGTGGCCGGCCCGGCCGGCGTCGCCCTCGGGGCGGTTCTGCTGTGTCTGGTGACGGTCGGGATCGGCCTGCGAGCGATCTCGGTGGTCGCCGGACGGGGACTGGTCGCCCGCGGGGCCGCCGGCGTCGCGGTCGGGAGCGGGCTCCTGCTCGTCGGCACGCTCGGGGCGGCGGAGCTCGGCCTGTGGACGCCGCTGGTCGTCGTCGGCGTCGCCGGAGCCCTGCTGGCGTGGGACGTCGGAAGCCACGCCGCGAGCGTCGGTGCGCAGCTGGGTCGCGCCGCCGAGACGACCGACGCCCAGTTCGTCCACGTCACGGGCAGCATCCTCGTCGTCCTCGCTGGCGTCGGGATCGCCCTCGCGGGGCGGTACCTGGTCGTCCCCGCGGTGGCACCGCCGGCGACGGCCGACACAGCACTGCGGGCGGGCGTCGCGCTGGGGCTCGCGGTCGTCGCGCTCGTGGCGTTCGCCATCGCGGGCTCGCTCCGGGACCGTCGGACCGTCGAGGAGTGA
- a CDS encoding cation:proton antiporter yields MVEFAQALLAVAGAFVLFALVALYRAFVGPTIHDRVIAVNVMGTNTVIAIALVAAAFQESVFLDVALVYALLNFLLSIAFSKFNVEHGGVL; encoded by the coding sequence ATGGTTGAGTTCGCACAGGCCCTGCTGGCCGTCGCGGGAGCGTTCGTCCTCTTCGCGCTCGTGGCGCTGTACCGCGCCTTCGTCGGCCCGACCATCCACGACCGGGTCATCGCGGTCAACGTGATGGGGACCAACACCGTCATCGCCATCGCGCTCGTGGCGGCCGCGTTCCAGGAGTCGGTGTTCCTCGACGTGGCGCTGGTGTACGCCCTGCTGAACTTCCTGCTGTCGATCGCGTTCTCGAAGTTCAACGTCGAGCACGGGGGTGTGCTATGA
- the coaBC gene encoding bifunctional phosphopantothenoylcysteine decarboxylase/phosphopantothenate--cysteine ligase CoaBC: MLQGVNVVLGVSGSIAAVKTVELAHELRRRGASVRAVMTDSATGIVHPWSLAYATDADVVTELTGAVEHVDLCGVDGWGDVLLLAPATANTVGKVAAAVDDTPVTTCATTALGAGLPVVVAPAMHEPMYDHPGVLDAIERVESWGVEFVDPRVEEGKAKIATEAAIVTEVARAAGDRPLAGRHVVVTAGATTESVDPVRTLSNRASGRTGRAVARACYVDGADVTLVHDGPDVPYATVERVESAAEMTAAVTEAAEDADALVSAAAISDYTVERADEKIRSGQSGLTLDLEPTPKLIDTVREARPDLTIVGFKVESAGDDDALVERARDLRERADLAFVVANDASVMGGDDTRALVVRADDAGEYAGDKAGLGRRVAAELATELAEE; the protein is encoded by the coding sequence ATGTTGCAGGGAGTCAACGTCGTGCTCGGGGTCTCGGGCTCCATCGCCGCTGTCAAGACGGTCGAACTGGCCCACGAACTCCGCCGGCGGGGAGCCAGCGTCCGGGCCGTGATGACCGACAGCGCGACCGGGATCGTCCACCCCTGGTCGCTGGCGTACGCGACCGACGCCGACGTGGTGACGGAACTCACCGGCGCGGTCGAGCACGTCGACCTCTGCGGGGTCGACGGCTGGGGGGACGTCCTCCTGCTCGCGCCGGCGACGGCCAACACCGTCGGGAAGGTCGCGGCGGCGGTCGACGACACCCCGGTGACGACGTGCGCGACGACGGCGCTGGGCGCGGGGCTGCCCGTCGTCGTCGCGCCGGCGATGCACGAGCCGATGTACGACCACCCCGGCGTGCTCGACGCCATCGAGCGCGTCGAGTCCTGGGGCGTCGAGTTCGTCGACCCGCGCGTCGAGGAGGGGAAGGCGAAGATCGCCACCGAGGCGGCCATCGTGACCGAGGTGGCCCGCGCCGCGGGCGACCGGCCACTCGCCGGCCGGCACGTCGTCGTCACCGCGGGCGCGACCACGGAGTCCGTCGATCCCGTGCGGACCCTCTCGAACCGCGCGTCCGGGCGGACCGGGCGCGCCGTCGCACGGGCCTGTTACGTCGACGGAGCCGACGTGACGCTGGTCCACGACGGGCCGGACGTGCCATACGCCACCGTCGAGCGCGTCGAGTCCGCGGCGGAGATGACCGCCGCCGTCACCGAGGCGGCCGAGGACGCCGACGCGCTCGTCTCGGCGGCCGCCATCTCCGACTACACGGTCGAGCGGGCCGACGAGAAGATCCGGAGCGGGCAGTCGGGGCTGACGCTGGACCTCGAACCCACGCCGAAGCTCATCGACACGGTCCGCGAGGCCCGCCCCGACCTCACTATCGTCGGGTTCAAGGTGGAGTCGGCCGGCGACGACGACGCGCTCGTCGAGCGTGCCCGCGACCTGCGAGAGCGGGCCGACCTCGCGTTCGTCGTCGCCAACGACGCGAGCGTGATGGGCGGGGACGACACCCGCGCGCTCGTCGTCAGGGCCGACGACGCGGGGGAGTACGCGGGCGACAAGGCCGGCCTCGGCCGCCGCGTCGCGGCGGAACTGGCGACAGAACTGGCCGAGGAGTAG